In a genomic window of Myotis daubentonii chromosome 18, mMyoDau2.1, whole genome shotgun sequence:
- the ADORA3 gene encoding adenosine receptor A3 isoform X2 codes for MPVNSTTLTWANIFYIIMEIVIGLCAIVGNVLVIWVVKLNRSLHTTTFYFIVSLALADIAVGVLVMPLAVVVSLGLTVHFYGCLLMACLLLVFTHASIMFLLAIAVDRYLRVKLTVRSRIAEISHFRPAMGLFVLLSLTVLSEAMVMDKKVKESFVLDTVSAVCSYAAHYKDHLKYWCRGYYRDYCNIIAFTPNSTGRVALRDTGEQLIVTVSCLTKEDAGWYWCGIQRDFARDDMDFTELVVTDYRGAHTSNFWSVKDASGNMNRSCRTSKLVYKADHYRMSILITCVLITGVGIISLMTHLFKRRRSQRNRRSKGLTRSQKTRQAASAFATPLVGSLLGSSA; via the exons ATGCCTGTCAACAGCACCACCCTGACGTGGGCCAACATATTCTACATCATCATGGAGATCGTCATTGGGCTCTGCGCCATAGTGGGCAACGTGCTGGTCATCTGGGTGGTCAAGCTGAACCGCAGCCTGCATACCACCACCTTCTATTTCATTGTCTCCCTAGCCCTGGCTGACATTGCTGTTGGGGTGCTGGTCATGCCCCTGGCCGTTGTCGTCAGCCTGGGCCTCACGGTCCACTTCTACGGCTGCCTTCTCATGGCCTGCTTGCTGCTGGTCTTTACTCACGCCTCCATCATGTTCTTGCTAGCCATTGCTGTGGACCGATACCTGCGGGTCAAGCTCACGGTCAG ATCCAGGATTGCTGAGATCTCTCATTTCCGTCCAGCCATGGGGCTCTTTGTCCTGCTCTCCCTGACTGTCCTTTCAG AAGCCATGGTCATGGACAAAAAGGTCAAGGAGAGCTTTGTGCTGGACACAGTGTCTGCCGTCTGCAGCTACGCCGCCCACTACAAGGACCATCTCAAGTACTGGTGCCGAGGCTACTACCGGGACTACTGCAACATCATCGCCTTCACACCCAACAGCACGGGCCGCGTGGCCCTGAGGGACACGGGGGAGCAGCTCATTGTCACTGTGTCCTGCCTGACCAAAGAGGACGCGGGCTGGTACTGGTGCGGCATCCAGCGGGACTTTGCCCGGGATGACATGGACTTCACCGAGCTGGTGGTGACTGACTACAGAGGAGcccacaccagtaacttttggtCTGTGAAGG ATGCGTCAGGGAACATGAACAGAAGCTGCAGAACTTCCAAACTGGTGTACAAGGCAGATCACTACAG GATGTCCATCCTCATCACCTGCGTACTGATCACAGGGGTGGGGATCATTTCTCTAATGACTCACTTGTTCAAAAGGAGGAGGAGTCAAAGAAACAGAAGAA GTAAAGGCCTAACTCGAAGCCAGAAAACCAGGCAAGCTGCTTCTGCGTTCGCCACACCTCTGGTAGGTTCCCTCCTTGGCTCTTCTGCCTGA
- the ADORA3 gene encoding adenosine receptor A3 isoform X1: MPVNSTTLTWANIFYIIMEIVIGLCAIVGNVLVIWVVKLNRSLHTTTFYFIVSLALADIAVGVLVMPLAVVVSLGLTVHFYGCLLMACLLLVFTHASIMFLLAIAVDRYLRVKLTVRSRIAEISHFRPAMGLFVLLSLTVLSEAMVMDKKVKESFVLDTVSAVCSYAAHYKDHLKYWCRGYYRDYCNIIAFTPNSTGRVALRDTGEQLIVTVSCLTKEDAGWYWCGIQRDFARDDMDFTELVVTDYRGAHTSNFWSVKGKGHARGLCGGALQGWLSEQSAVSCSLDLTPCRVPFMPLCVVPLRDPAIIHAVETDGTPERDAEAKGGPGNGPCLALSKSFLMQMRQGT, translated from the exons ATGCCTGTCAACAGCACCACCCTGACGTGGGCCAACATATTCTACATCATCATGGAGATCGTCATTGGGCTCTGCGCCATAGTGGGCAACGTGCTGGTCATCTGGGTGGTCAAGCTGAACCGCAGCCTGCATACCACCACCTTCTATTTCATTGTCTCCCTAGCCCTGGCTGACATTGCTGTTGGGGTGCTGGTCATGCCCCTGGCCGTTGTCGTCAGCCTGGGCCTCACGGTCCACTTCTACGGCTGCCTTCTCATGGCCTGCTTGCTGCTGGTCTTTACTCACGCCTCCATCATGTTCTTGCTAGCCATTGCTGTGGACCGATACCTGCGGGTCAAGCTCACGGTCAG ATCCAGGATTGCTGAGATCTCTCATTTCCGTCCAGCCATGGGGCTCTTTGTCCTGCTCTCCCTGACTGTCCTTTCAG AAGCCATGGTCATGGACAAAAAGGTCAAGGAGAGCTTTGTGCTGGACACAGTGTCTGCCGTCTGCAGCTACGCCGCCCACTACAAGGACCATCTCAAGTACTGGTGCCGAGGCTACTACCGGGACTACTGCAACATCATCGCCTTCACACCCAACAGCACGGGCCGCGTGGCCCTGAGGGACACGGGGGAGCAGCTCATTGTCACTGTGTCCTGCCTGACCAAAGAGGACGCGGGCTGGTACTGGTGCGGCATCCAGCGGGACTTTGCCCGGGATGACATGGACTTCACCGAGCTGGTGGTGACTGACTACAGAGGAGcccacaccagtaacttttggtCTGTGAAGGGTAAGGGGCATGCCAGGGGTCTATGTGGGGGCGCCCTACAGGGGTGGCTCAGCGAGCAGAGTGCAGTGTCCTGTTCCCTCGACCTCACTCCTTGCAGGGTACCTTTCATGCCGCTGTGCGTGGTGCCTCTGCGTGACCCAGCCATCATTCACGCTGTGGAGACTGACGGGACGCCAGAGAGAGATGCAGAGGCAAAGGGTGGGCCTGGGAATGGGCCTTGCTTGGCTCTTAGCAAATCCTTTCTGATGCAGATGCGTCAGGGAACATGA
- the ADORA3 gene encoding adenosine receptor A3 isoform X4, with the protein MPVNSTTLTWANIFYIIMEIVIGLCAIVGNVLVIWVVKLNRSLHTTTFYFIVSLALADIAVGVLVMPLAVVVSLGLTVHFYGCLLMACLLLVFTHASIMFLLAIAVDRYLRVKLTVRSRIAEISHFRPAMGLFVLLSLTVLSEAMVMDKKVKESFVLDTVSAVCSYAAHYKDHLKYWCRGYYRDYCNIIAFTPNSTGRVALRDTGEQLIVTVSCLTKEDAGWYWCGIQRDFARDDMDFTELVVTDYRGAHTSNFWSVKDASGNMNRSCRTSKLVYKADHYSKLFEAPPRVSRLQTNLLKLDRCD; encoded by the exons ATGCCTGTCAACAGCACCACCCTGACGTGGGCCAACATATTCTACATCATCATGGAGATCGTCATTGGGCTCTGCGCCATAGTGGGCAACGTGCTGGTCATCTGGGTGGTCAAGCTGAACCGCAGCCTGCATACCACCACCTTCTATTTCATTGTCTCCCTAGCCCTGGCTGACATTGCTGTTGGGGTGCTGGTCATGCCCCTGGCCGTTGTCGTCAGCCTGGGCCTCACGGTCCACTTCTACGGCTGCCTTCTCATGGCCTGCTTGCTGCTGGTCTTTACTCACGCCTCCATCATGTTCTTGCTAGCCATTGCTGTGGACCGATACCTGCGGGTCAAGCTCACGGTCAG ATCCAGGATTGCTGAGATCTCTCATTTCCGTCCAGCCATGGGGCTCTTTGTCCTGCTCTCCCTGACTGTCCTTTCAG AAGCCATGGTCATGGACAAAAAGGTCAAGGAGAGCTTTGTGCTGGACACAGTGTCTGCCGTCTGCAGCTACGCCGCCCACTACAAGGACCATCTCAAGTACTGGTGCCGAGGCTACTACCGGGACTACTGCAACATCATCGCCTTCACACCCAACAGCACGGGCCGCGTGGCCCTGAGGGACACGGGGGAGCAGCTCATTGTCACTGTGTCCTGCCTGACCAAAGAGGACGCGGGCTGGTACTGGTGCGGCATCCAGCGGGACTTTGCCCGGGATGACATGGACTTCACCGAGCTGGTGGTGACTGACTACAGAGGAGcccacaccagtaacttttggtCTGTGAAGG ATGCGTCAGGGAACATGAACAGAAGCTGCAGAACTTCCAAACTGGTGTACAAGGCAGATCACTACAG TAAACTCTTTGAAGCGCCCCCTCGTGTGTCCAGACTTCAAACGAACTTGCTCAAACTGGACAGATGTGACTGA
- the ADORA3 gene encoding adenosine receptor A3 isoform X3 — protein MPVNSTTLTWANIFYIIMEIVIGLCAIVGNVLVIWVVKLNRSLHTTTFYFIVSLALADIAVGVLVMPLAVVVSLGLTVHFYGCLLMACLLLVFTHASIMFLLAIAVDRYLRVKLTVRYRSVTTQRRIWCSLGLCWLLSILVGLTPMFGWNMKLSPESPRNVTFLPCQFRSVMRMDYMVYFSFFTWIFIPLVAMCAIYMDIFCIIRNKLSLNISSSRETGSFYGREFKTAKSLFLVLFLFALSWLPLSIINCIIYFNGEVPQVVLNLGILLSHANSMMNPIVYAFKIKKFKETYFFIFKTCMNCQPSDSLDPHIEQIS, from the exons ATGCCTGTCAACAGCACCACCCTGACGTGGGCCAACATATTCTACATCATCATGGAGATCGTCATTGGGCTCTGCGCCATAGTGGGCAACGTGCTGGTCATCTGGGTGGTCAAGCTGAACCGCAGCCTGCATACCACCACCTTCTATTTCATTGTCTCCCTAGCCCTGGCTGACATTGCTGTTGGGGTGCTGGTCATGCCCCTGGCCGTTGTCGTCAGCCTGGGCCTCACGGTCCACTTCTACGGCTGCCTTCTCATGGCCTGCTTGCTGCTGGTCTTTACTCACGCCTCCATCATGTTCTTGCTAGCCATTGCTGTGGACCGATACCTGCGGGTCAAGCTCACGGTCAG ATACAGGAGTGTCACCACTCAGAGGAGAATATGGTGCTCCCTGGGCCTTTGCTGGCTGCTGTCAATCCTGGTGGGGTTGACCCCCATGTTCGGCTGGAACATGAAACTGTCCCCGGAGTCCCCCAGAAATGTGACCTTCCTTCCTTGCCAGTTCCGTTCGGTCATGAGGATGGACTACATGGTGTACTTCAGCTTCTTCACTTGGATTTTCATCCCCCTGGTTGCCATGTGCGCCATCTATATGGACATCTTCTGTATCATCCGGAACAAACTCAGTCTGAACATTTCCAGCTCCAGGGAAACAGGTTCATTTTATGGACGGGAGTTCAAGACGGCCAAGTCCTTGTTCCTGGTTCTCTTTCTGTTTGCCTTGTCCTGGCTGCCTTTATCCATCATCAACTGCATCATCTACTTTAATGGTGAGGTGCCCCAGGTGGTGCTGAACTTGGGCATCCTGCTGTCTCACGCGAACTCCATGATGAACCCTATCGTCtatgcctttaaaataaaaaagttcaagGAGACCTATTTCTTTATCTTCAAAACCTGTATGAACTGCCAGCCCTCTGATTCCTTGGACCCACATATTGAACAGATTTCTTAG